The Marivirga salinae DNA window CCAGGTGTATTGAGCTAGTGATTCATCTGCTACTTCAGCATCGTTTGTAAAAGAAACCGGAATTCCGATACAAGCACTAGTAGGAAGATCATAATAAACCTGGGGGGCTTCTAAAAATGCAACCTCTAAAGTGTCAGAATAAATTTTAGGACAGAATGTGTTTACTTGATCTGTGATTTCCACATAGTAATTACCTGCAGTAGTTGGGTTATAAGTTGCAGAGGTTGCCCCCGAAATGGCTGATGTTCCTTTATACCATTGGAAGTTAAAACCACTCTCATTGGGGCTTACATTAAGTGTTACCGATTCACCTACACAATAGCTACCTTCACCTGATTGCTCAGCAAAAAAGTTGGGGGCTGAAACCACTTCAACTACAATGCTTTTGGTTTCAACAATACAAGATCCCGAATAAATATCCAGATAATAACGACCCGCTTTGTTTGCATTAAAATTGTTAATCTCTACACTTAAACCTTCTGCAGTATAATCTTGTGGACCACGCCATTTATATTCTGTTGCGCCAACATCAGATGAATTCAAATTGAGAGTACCTCCATTACAAATAGGGTCATTCGTGCTAATAGTAGCACTAGGCAATGCGCCTTCTGAAATTATGTTTACTTCTATTTCTTCAGATATTTCTTGGCAACTTCCTCCATCTGAAATTATAGAAACAGTATAACTTCCTGAAGCTGAAACATCATTCAATTCAATAAAATTTTCGGTACTCGTTTTTACTGGATTTCCGTCTTGGTACCACTCAAAAGTTAGCCCCTCTATATTTTGGGTTTCTAACCTTACGGGATTTCCTTCACAGGCATTGATGGGTCCTTCCGGTGTTATCACTGGAATTATACATTGATTATTCCTTAAAATAGAGATAAATGATGCTGTAACATTATTATTATCATCATCCACACTGGTAAACACAATATCTGGCTTACTGTCCCCATCAATATCACCAAGCTTTACATTTCTATTAATATATTCAACAGGCACATCTACTTTTGAAAAATTCAAGCCACCAGAGCCACCATTATTTAAAATATTGATGGTTTTATCAGTTCCAACAGTAGCCACCACAATATCCTTATTCCCATCACCATCCATATCTCCAAAATCCAAACCCCATGGTCTAATACCAGTCGATAAATTTTGAGCGGAACCAAATTGAGGTGTTTCTCCAATGCCAGTGGTTTCATTATTAAACACCGCAATAGCAGAGCTTAAAAATAATGTAGCTACAATATCTGGTTTATTATCTTGATTAAAATCTCCTACTTTTAAATTAATCAAAGTGCCTGGGGTATTAATATTATTAAAATCGCTAAAGGAAATGTTTCCAGGAGTACTTTGATTAGTCGCAATGAAAAATCCCCCCGAAGAAGATTGAAATTGATTGGTTACAATTTCAGGTTTACCATCACCATTTAAGTCTTCCACCTCTAAACCTGCGGTACTTACAGCATTGTCAACAGTGAGTTCAATAGGATCAGGATTAAAGGAAAGAACACCTCCTGAAGAAGTATTTTTAACAATAATAATTTTATTATCTCCTTGATCGGAAACTACTAAATCTGGTTTTCCATCAAGATCCAAATCTTTTATTACTACTCGCTTGGTGGAAGAACCCTCAAGAGAAATTGTTTGGGGTGAAAAACTCATGTTGCCTGGCGTACTATTATTATCTAAAATAATAAGCCTGTTGCCCTCATCTCTTTCAGAAAATACTACCTCAGGTTTTCCGTCTCCATTCAAGTCTCCAGCGGTAGTATTCAAACTCGCTCCTATACTAAGAGATATTTTTTCAAAACTTATGTTACCTGGAGTGCTTAGGTTTCTCAATATAGTCGCAGATTCTGATTTTGAATTTGCTCCTATGATATCATTTTTTCCATCCCCATCCAGGTCACTAATGGTAACATCATACAATCCACTTTGAGAGAAAACATCAATTTGTGCGTCTAAATCGGAACTTTCTATTCCTTGCTCTCCTCCATAGCTAAGCATAAAATGCTCACCACTATAAGAAAGACGAGAAGTTGAGTTAAAAACAGTTACATTATCATAAGTAGCTCCACTGGGTACCTCAGCCTCAATTAATTGATCGGTAACACTTAAAATGCTTCCTTCCATGCTGCCAAAAAACACCCTGTCAGCTCCTGATAAACCCACACCTTTAATATTAACGATCTGTCCTGAATATCCATTTTTAGGAGTAACAGATTCTATGAAAGTGCTTTGTCCAAAAACTTGATTAGCAAAAAAAACTAAGCAAAATAAGAGAAAATATTTAGGTGAGAATTTCTTCATATAGATACATAAAAGTATTTCAGTACCATTAATTTACGTCCACAACAATAACTTTAATATCTTTAAAGTTCAATAATTCTTCTGCTGCTTTTTTATCTTTATTAGCATCTCTTTTTGAGAAGGTTTCATAAATATATACATAATAAACTCCGTTTTTCTGATTATAGAAAATATCTGCAGTAATATCTTCGTCCTTTTTCAATTTTTTCACTAATCGATCTGCAGCATTAAAGTCTCTAAATTCTTTAACCACTACATAATATTTCTTTTGTTGCACTTGACCTTCTTCACCACCTAATTGTACATCTTGACTAGAGAACCTTGGTGCCTTTTCTTCCGTTCTTTCGAGCGTTTTTAATTTCGGTCTTTCCACGAGCTTTTTAAGCTTATCACCAATTGTAAATTTTAGTTGAATTTCGTGCGAACCGTTAGCTATGCCATTTACTAGTTTACTGGATGGTTCATATGCATAGCTAAAGGCTAGCTTTTTCATATTGAATCCTACAATCCCTGACATACCATAATTAAGTCTATAAGAACCCCCTATCCAGAAAAGTTCATTAAAATTAAGAGTACTTAGCAGCTCTATTCTTTGCCCTACTAATTGTGAATATTGATAAATCGCATAAACCTGAAATGGTGAATAGATATCATCCATTCTCACGCGAGTTTTAAACCGACCGTTATATCTGGTTACGAATTTATAATCTATGCGCTTCTTGTAATAGGCCATAATTGTAAATTCATCAAATGGTGATATTTCAAAAGCTTCAAAGTTTTGAGTATTGGCATATTGAGGTTTAAACAATCGTGGTAAAGATGCTCCAAAGTTAATACCGCTTGCCGTTTCTAACTTCAATCCAACATTTGAAATAGGCTGGATATTGTTATCAAGAAAATTAGCAATTGCAGGATCACTTAAATCTTGAATTTGTGAAAAATCAATACTATTGGCCGTAAGTCCACCAGAAAGACCGAAATGAAGGGTAGCACTTTTAGTTAAATCAACATAATAAGAATAGGTGACTAGAAAGTCATTGGTTGAAAGAAGTCCACGATTAAAATTTCTTAGTGTAGCCCCTAATCCATATTTCTTATAATCAAAAGGCGATTCAAATGTTAAGGTAGTCACTACTGGAGCGCCCTCTACTCCCCTCCACTGTTGGCGATGATTAACTGACACATTTCTAAAAGGATAAGCAGCCGCTTCGGCTGGGTTATATAAATAAGGAGTGGTATAAAAATGATTGTAAACAGGTAATTCTTGCGCTAAGGAAGGAAGCACGCAAACAGCTAAAGAAAACAATAATGCAAAGATAAACTTGAACATAGAAAGGGGTAATATTTATTCTTTCCTACTGTAAACGGTTAAAGAGCTAGTATTAGCTAAATAAAAAGCCAAGATATTAAATACATATTCAATTAACAGCATATTAAATAACAAATTTAAAAATATTTTTTTGCATTTTTTTAAGGATAGTGTATACATTTAATTAATTTTAAAGCTGGATC harbors:
- a CDS encoding FG-GAP-like repeat-containing protein, which codes for MKKFSPKYFLLFCLVFFANQVFGQSTFIESVTPKNGYSGQIVNIKGVGLSGADRVFFGSMEGSILSVTDQLIEAEVPSGATYDNVTVFNSTSRLSYSGEHFMLSYGGEQGIESSDLDAQIDVFSQSGLYDVTISDLDGDGKNDIIGANSKSESATILRNLSTPGNISFEKISLSIGASLNTTAGDLNGDGKPEVVFSERDEGNRLIILDNNSTPGNMSFSPQTISLEGSSTKRVVIKDLDLDGKPDLVVSDQGDNKIIIVKNTSSGGVLSFNPDPIELTVDNAVSTAGLEVEDLNGDGKPEIVTNQFQSSSGGFFIATNQSTPGNISFSDFNNINTPGTLINLKVGDFNQDNKPDIVATLFLSSAIAVFNNETTGIGETPQFGSAQNLSTGIRPWGLDFGDMDGDGNKDIVVATVGTDKTINILNNGGSGGLNFSKVDVPVEYINRNVKLGDIDGDSKPDIVFTSVDDDNNNVTASFISILRNNQCIIPVITPEGPINACEGNPVRLETQNIEGLTFEWYQDGNPVKTSTENFIELNDVSASGSYTVSIISDGGSCQEISEEIEVNIISEGALPSATISTNDPICNGGTLNLNSSDVGATEYKWRGPQDYTAEGLSVEINNFNANKAGRYYLDIYSGSCIVETKSIVVEVVSAPNFFAEQSGEGSYCVGESVTLNVSPNESGFNFQWYKGTSAISGATSATYNPTTAGNYYVEITDQVNTFCPKIYSDTLEVAFLEAPQVYYDLPTSACIGIPVSFTNDAEVADESLAQYTWDFGDGNVSSENNPTHTYNTVGTFVVTLEVSYEGIPNCSSELSKQFVVNGELNLALNASNSSLCEGDSAVLSLENTYASYSWDTGETSPTITVNEGGTYSVAVVDENGCEGSSQISIQTSPIPDVSLDASSTTISAGDTVSITAFGLIDYVWSADSTALGFTDDQINYAPSTTTTIRVEGQDENGCYGSAEIVITVEDTNMEDRFTPMKFFSPNNDAIAQYWEVENIENFSQCGVEIYDQQGNKIYESKPYNNDWEGTVNGSPVPDGVYYYVIRCDDVGIAKSGSITLLR
- a CDS encoding PorP/SprF family type IX secretion system membrane protein, which gives rise to MFKFIFALLFSLAVCVLPSLAQELPVYNHFYTTPYLYNPAEAAAYPFRNVSVNHRQQWRGVEGAPVVTTLTFESPFDYKKYGLGATLRNFNRGLLSTNDFLVTYSYYVDLTKSATLHFGLSGGLTANSIDFSQIQDLSDPAIANFLDNNIQPISNVGLKLETASGINFGASLPRLFKPQYANTQNFEAFEISPFDEFTIMAYYKKRIDYKFVTRYNGRFKTRVRMDDIYSPFQVYAIYQYSQLVGQRIELLSTLNFNELFWIGGSYRLNYGMSGIVGFNMKKLAFSYAYEPSSKLVNGIANGSHEIQLKFTIGDKLKKLVERPKLKTLERTEEKAPRFSSQDVQLGGEEGQVQQKKYYVVVKEFRDFNAADRLVKKLKKDEDITADIFYNQKNGVYYVYIYETFSKRDANKDKKAAEELLNFKDIKVIVVDVN